DNA sequence from the Alphaproteobacteria bacterium genome:
TATCTCAGCAGCAGTTTTGTGCTATCCGTATCCGTATTGGCGGGTAGCGGAACCGCAATGGAACGCGATTATGACTATTCGGTTGCACTGCACCGCGAAGATTTGACCGATCCCGCTATAATTGGCCGCAAAGCTGCCGAAAAAACCGTTGCGCGTCTTGGAGCGCAAAAAGTCAATTCCTGCCAGGTACCTATTATATTCGATCCAAAAATTGCCAAAGCGTTTATTGCCACCTTTGCCGGTGCAATTTCGGGGGCTGCTATTGCCCGTGACACTTCATTTTTAAAAAAATGCATGGGCGAGAAGGTTTTTGCCAATAACATTACCATTACCGATGATCCGCATATCAAGCGTGCTTTAGGCTCTCGTCCTTTTGACGCTGAGGGGGTTCGTACCGCCAAGCGCAACCTGATTGAAAACGGTATATTGCAAAGCTGGCTACTGGATATCCGTGCAGCCAATAAGCTGGGGTTATCTACCCTTGGCGATGCTTCACGCAGTGCAACCTCCCCTCCGCATCCATCCAGCAGCAATTTATATCTGGCTGCGGGCGATGTATCTGCCAAAGAACTGATGGCAGATATCAAAGAAGGCTTATATATTACCGATACTTTTGGCAGTGGCAGCAACCTGATTACTGGCGATGTAAGTGTAGGCGCCGCCGGATTCTGGATTGAGAACGGAATAATCACCCACCCCGTCAACGAGTTTACGATTGCAGGCAACCTGCGGGATATGTATAAACGACTTACTCCGGCCAATGACTTGGAATTCCGCTATTCTACCAATGCCCCCACCATACGTATTGAAGGCATGACCGTAGCAGGAAAATAGATCGCCGGAATGTCAGGGAGTTTGCAGTTTGGCGCATACCAAGCCATTAACACAATCAGTGAATACCACGTTGCCGTTGCTGAAACGGCTTGTGCGGCAATATATTTTTCCGCACAAAGCCGTACTGATAAAAGCGATTATCTGCATGGTTCTGGTGGCGGCCACCACTGCAGCAAATGCATGGCTATTGCAACCGGTAATTGATGGAATCTTTCTGGAACAAGACCCCTATATGCTAGTGGTGGTTCCTATTGCCATTATAGCAGTTTCGCTTGTGAAAGCCTTTACCATGTATGGCCAGAATGTATTGCTCAACTTTGTGGGTCAGCGCATTATTTCCGACATGCAAATGAAGCTTTTTGGCCATTTGATGCAAAGTGATATCGGCACATTTCATGAAGAAACCACAGGGCGATTAATTTCACGCTTTACCAACGATATCATGATGATGCGTAACGCCGTATCAAATATCATTTCAGGATTGGCGCGAGAACTGCTTTCTATCATCTTTTTGTTCGGCCTGATGTTCTATCAAAGCTGGCAACTTACTTTACTGGCGCTGCTGATTTTTCCTCTGGCTTTCTGGCCGGTAATGCGGCTAGGCAAGCGCATGCGCAAGCTGTCGCGCAGCACACAAGATAAGTTAGGGCAATTTACCTCACAGCTGGATGAAACCTTTTCAGGCGTACGCATGGTAAAAGCTTATAACCGCGAAAGCTATGAGATTGAGCGCGCACGCACGACGATTGAAAACCTGTTTATGCTGTATTACAAGGCCATTCGCGTGCAAGCCGCCTCCTCGCCTATTATGGAGTTGCTGGGAGGGCTTGCTATAGCAGGAATTGTTTATTATGGCGGTTTGCAGGTGCATCAAGGCGTTACCACACCGGGAGCATTTACCTCCTTTATCGTTGCCATGATAATGGCGTATAAACCTATTAAATCGCTCTCCAATATCAACACTTCTTTGCAAGCAGGTCTGGCAGCAGCAGAGCGGTATTTTGCCGTGATGGATACCGAACCCCATATACAAAACAATTCGCAAGCAAATGCACTGGATATAGAAAAAGCAGCCATCACCCTGCAAGATGTGTCGTTTCATTATACCGATGATTCCGCAGGGGTGAAACATATCAGCATGGCTATTCCTGCCGGAAAAACCGTGGCATTAGTTGGCCCCTCCGGCAGTGGAAAATCAACCCTCATTAATCTTATTTTACGATTTTACGATGTGCAAGAGGGCAGCATATGCATTGATAATCACGACATACGCAACGTTACTTTGGATTCTTTGCGTGGTGCAATGGCGCTGGTGAGTCAGGAAACCGTGTTATTTGACGATACGGTGCGCGCTAATATCGCCTATGGCCGAGAAGGCGCAAGTGAAGAAGACATTATCAATGCCGCGCAAAATGCCGCTGCACATGAGTTTATCGAAGCCATGCCTGAAGGGTATAACACTATTATTGGTGCCGATGGCGTCAAACTTTCCGGTGGACAGCGGCAGCGCCTTGCTATTGCCCGCGCTATGCTTAAAAACGCTCCTATCTTATTATTGGATGAAGCAACATCCGCCCTCGATACCACCTCGGAACGGCAGGTACAAGAAGCCTTGCAAACCTTAATGAAAGACCGTACTACCGTGGTGATTGCGCATCGCCTCTCCACCATTCAGCAAGCAGATGTGATATATGTTCTGGAGAATGGAACTATTACAGAAGCCGGAAAACATGAAGAATTACTTGTACAAAGCGGCGCCTATGCAAAACTATATAATGACCAGTTCGAGCAACCGGAAAGCTTTGTTAATTCTTCCGACACACAACCAAACCTCTAAGGAAATCTTAGCCGTTATGAATTGGCTGCTAATTCGTGACCGTATCAAAATTTTTCGCCAAAAGCTTAGCCGCTCTGCACCGGTGCAATGGCTGGCCGCGCAATTTCTTGCGCAATATATACGTTTTGTTTTTTACAGCAACCGCCGCATTCTGGAAATTCCAGACAGCAGCCGCCCCTATCAAGCGGGCGAAAAAAACTGCCTGTTTGCTTTTTGGCACGGACGCCTGATTATGGTAGCCCCTTTCAAACCCAAAGGGCGCCCCATGCATGTATTAATTTCACAGCACAACGATGGCGAGCTTATTGCCCGCACTGTAGCGCATTTTGGCATTACCACCGTGCGCGGATCAACCAGCAGTGGCGGCAGTAAAGCCGGTCGCGATGTAGTGCGCCTTTACCGGCAGGGGCATAATGTTTCTATCACCCCCGATGGCCCACGCGGCCCTAACCGCAAAGTGCAGGCAGGCATTGTGCATTTAGCGCGGCTTTGTGATGCACCGGTGGTTCCCATAGCCATATCCACCTCACGTCACAAGGCACTGAAAAGCTGGGATCGTATGCAAATCGCCTTGCCTTTTGGTCGGTTGGCCACCTGTGTGGGCACCCCCGTTAACATGCCTCGTGAAGCTGATGCAGAGGCCGTTGAAACCGCACGCGCTTCCCTCGAAAATACCTTAAATCAATTAACGCGCAGAGCGGATGAGTTGGTGGGGCTAAGTGGCAACGTCAGCACCACTTCTGCCAGTCAGCGCGAGGAGCATGACCGATGATCGTATTATATATATATCGCATCTTAACGCTATTAGCCGTGCCATTTGTGCATGTATTGCTGCTCAAGCGTAAATTGCTGGGCAAAGAAGACCCGCAACGCATAAATGAGCGGTTTGGTAAAGCCAGTTTCCCTCGCCCAGAGGGTGCGCTAATCTGGCTGCATGCAGCAAGTGTTGGCGAGGCGCATTCTATTGTTCCACTCATTAACCAGCTTATTGAACGCTTTCCACAGACCAGTGTATTGCTAACCACTGGCACCGTGACTTCTGCACAATTAATGGATGCAAAGTTACCCGAACGCGCCTATCACCAGTTCGTGCCCGTGGACACATGGCCGGCAGTATCGCGCTTTTTACGCCACTGGAAACCGGATGTGGCCATTTGGACAGAATCTGAAATATGGCCGAACTTGATTATGATGACCCATAGTCGTAGCTGCCCCATGGCATTACTTAACGCCCGTATGTCGCTTAAATCCTATCACTTCTGGACACGGCTACCTTCGGTAATTCGTCCGTTAATTCATGCGTTTGATCTGGTATGCCCCCAAAGCAACGACGATGCAGAGCGATTCGAAGATTTTGGCGCACGTAATATGCAGATGCTGGGAAATTTAAAACACGACGTACCGCCCCTGCCCGCGGACTCAAAGGAAACCGCCACATTACTATCGCAAATTGCTGACCGTCCGGTATGGGTTGCATCCAGTACGCATAGTGGCGAAGAGACCATGATAGCAGAGGCGCATAATAAACTTGAATCCGACCACGCAACCTTATTGACCATTATCGTACCGCGCCATGCCAACCGTGGCAGCAAAATCGCCAGCGAACTCTCCGATCGCGGGCTTAATGTAGTCATGCGTAGCCGAAACGAACCCATTACCGAACAAACCGATATCTATATTGCAGATACAATGGGTGAGCTGGGAATTTTTTATCGCTTAGCAGGAATTGTTTTTATTGGCGGCTCCTTAGTGCCTCATGGCGGGCAAAACCCGCTGGAGCCGGCGCGACTGGATTGCGCTCTAATTACCGGCCCTCATACCGCTAATTTCACTGCCATTTGCAGTGAATTGGAAAGCCGCAAAGCATTGCTTAGAGTACAAAACGTTAGTGAGTTGGTGACGCAGGTAAGTCGCTTGATGCGTGACCACAGCCAACAGGAAACGCTGGCGCAAAACGCATTAAAAATCGCTCAGGACAAGCAAGGCGTATTGACTTTAGTGTTAGAATCGCTCATGCCCTTACTAGAGCGCGGCATGCGTAGCTACCCGCAAATTCCTAAACCCGGTCGCCAACTCGAAGAAACAGAGGATACTACACGCTGATATGTTACAAAGCC
Encoded proteins:
- a CDS encoding TldD/PmbA family protein, which encodes MTTETLSSLDTLEDLLARAKRRGASEGDAIMFDSTDISATIRKGKPESMERAESTGVALRVFVGKRSATVSSSDFKHNTLDELADRAVSMAKLAPEDPYAALATPDLFARDLPDLELYDAVEPSPEWLQENATAVEDAALAVKGITNSEGASAGYSNNRIALVTTNGFAQSYLSSSFVLSVSVLAGSGTAMERDYDYSVALHREDLTDPAIIGRKAAEKTVARLGAQKVNSCQVPIIFDPKIAKAFIATFAGAISGAAIARDTSFLKKCMGEKVFANNITITDDPHIKRALGSRPFDAEGVRTAKRNLIENGILQSWLLDIRAANKLGLSTLGDASRSATSPPHPSSSNLYLAAGDVSAKELMADIKEGLYITDTFGSGSNLITGDVSVGAAGFWIENGIITHPVNEFTIAGNLRDMYKRLTPANDLEFRYSTNAPTIRIEGMTVAGK
- a CDS encoding lysophospholipid acyltransferase family protein codes for the protein MNWLLIRDRIKIFRQKLSRSAPVQWLAAQFLAQYIRFVFYSNRRILEIPDSSRPYQAGEKNCLFAFWHGRLIMVAPFKPKGRPMHVLISQHNDGELIARTVAHFGITTVRGSTSSGGSKAGRDVVRLYRQGHNVSITPDGPRGPNRKVQAGIVHLARLCDAPVVPIAISTSRHKALKSWDRMQIALPFGRLATCVGTPVNMPREADAEAVETARASLENTLNQLTRRADELVGLSGNVSTTSASQREEHDR
- a CDS encoding 3-deoxy-D-manno-octulosonic acid transferase, whose amino-acid sequence is MIVLYIYRILTLLAVPFVHVLLLKRKLLGKEDPQRINERFGKASFPRPEGALIWLHAASVGEAHSIVPLINQLIERFPQTSVLLTTGTVTSAQLMDAKLPERAYHQFVPVDTWPAVSRFLRHWKPDVAIWTESEIWPNLIMMTHSRSCPMALLNARMSLKSYHFWTRLPSVIRPLIHAFDLVCPQSNDDAERFEDFGARNMQMLGNLKHDVPPLPADSKETATLLSQIADRPVWVASSTHSGEETMIAEAHNKLESDHATLLTIIVPRHANRGSKIASELSDRGLNVVMRSRNEPITEQTDIYIADTMGELGIFYRLAGIVFIGGSLVPHGGQNPLEPARLDCALITGPHTANFTAICSELESRKALLRVQNVSELVTQVSRLMRDHSQQETLAQNALKIAQDKQGVLTLVLESLMPLLERGMRSYPQIPKPGRQLEETEDTTR
- a CDS encoding ATP-binding cassette domain-containing protein, whose amino-acid sequence is MAHTKPLTQSVNTTLPLLKRLVRQYIFPHKAVLIKAIICMVLVAATTAANAWLLQPVIDGIFLEQDPYMLVVVPIAIIAVSLVKAFTMYGQNVLLNFVGQRIISDMQMKLFGHLMQSDIGTFHEETTGRLISRFTNDIMMMRNAVSNIISGLARELLSIIFLFGLMFYQSWQLTLLALLIFPLAFWPVMRLGKRMRKLSRSTQDKLGQFTSQLDETFSGVRMVKAYNRESYEIERARTTIENLFMLYYKAIRVQAASSPIMELLGGLAIAGIVYYGGLQVHQGVTTPGAFTSFIVAMIMAYKPIKSLSNINTSLQAGLAAAERYFAVMDTEPHIQNNSQANALDIEKAAITLQDVSFHYTDDSAGVKHISMAIPAGKTVALVGPSGSGKSTLINLILRFYDVQEGSICIDNHDIRNVTLDSLRGAMALVSQETVLFDDTVRANIAYGREGASEEDIINAAQNAAAHEFIEAMPEGYNTIIGADGVKLSGGQRQRLAIARAMLKNAPILLLDEATSALDTTSERQVQEALQTLMKDRTTVVIAHRLSTIQQADVIYVLENGTITEAGKHEELLVQSGAYAKLYNDQFEQPESFVNSSDTQPNL